One region of Deltaproteobacteria bacterium genomic DNA includes:
- a CDS encoding DUF932 domain-containing protein codes for MQAYNMNYWIKKEKNEELFFRFDGEEVRAVFTTKYKPVDNFEVLERLDSLGYGPEAQVQCHLDAEFMLVSILDGNHAFSVNGERMTPGVSISNSEVGLASLSIAAFVLRLICTNGMISKTEVSASYRHVSLKILNEFPKVLDNVSLELGKQKDQFRISIESKVDNPLGTIESFNK; via the coding sequence ATGCAAGCCTACAACATGAATTACTGGATCAAGAAAGAGAAAAATGAAGAATTATTTTTCAGATTCGACGGAGAAGAAGTCAGGGCCGTATTCACCACCAAATATAAGCCGGTGGATAATTTCGAGGTTCTGGAAAGATTGGATTCCTTGGGGTATGGCCCTGAGGCGCAAGTCCAATGTCATCTGGACGCCGAGTTTATGCTGGTCAGTATTCTGGATGGGAATCACGCTTTCTCGGTGAACGGGGAAAGGATGACGCCTGGTGTATCCATTTCCAATTCTGAGGTGGGTCTTGCTTCTCTTTCCATTGCGGCGTTCGTCCTTCGGCTTATATGCACTAACGGAATGATCTCCAAAACTGAAGTCTCAGCTTCCTACCGGCATGTTTCCTTGAAGATTCTGAATGAATTTCCCAAGGTGCTGGATAATGTTTCCTTAGAATTGGGGAAACAGAAGGACCAGTTTAGGATCTCCATTGAGAGCAAAGTGGATAATCCGCTGGGAACAATCGAGAGTTTCAACAAGTAA
- a CDS encoding FAD-binding protein encodes MGFRDAKRLTAGPKVSLNEAYPLFSPALHYMCGGLRTKGASTQVLDRWSKEIHGLYAAGEIAGGVHGTNRLGGNATADCIVFGRLAGKEAACLA; translated from the coding sequence TTGGGATTCCGAGACGCCAAGCGATTGACTGCTGGGCCAAAGGTCTCATTAAATGAGGCTTACCCGCTATTTTCGCCCGCTTTACACTACATGTGCGGAGGATTAAGAACCAAAGGTGCGTCGACCCAGGTCCTTGATCGTTGGAGCAAAGAAATCCACGGACTTTATGCTGCAGGAGAAATCGCTGGCGGGGTTCATGGGACGAATCGGTTAGGAGGAAATGCCACGGCGGATTGTATCGTCTTTGGCAGGCTTGCCGGAAAAGAAGCCGCCTGCCTAGCTTGA